From a region of the Alnus glutinosa chromosome 1, dhAlnGlut1.1, whole genome shotgun sequence genome:
- the LOC133858676 gene encoding homeobox-leucine zipper protein HOX3 — MAVLPSSSSSLELTISMPGFASSRSLPSSVRDLDINRVPSGGAEEEWMTMNLDDEEESSNGGPPRKKLRLTKEQSRLLEESFRQNHTLNPKQKEALAMQLKLRPRQVEVWFQNRRARSKLKQTEMECEYLKRWFGSLTEQNRRLQREVEELRAMKVGPPTVISPHSCEPLPASTLTMCPRCERVTSTSHDKGTTKTPTTAATISAKVQSQQSPADC; from the exons ATGGCGGTTTTGCCTTCAAGCTCGTCTAGCTTGGAGTTGACCATATCTATGCCTGGCTTTGCTTCGTCCCGGTCTCTTCCTTCATCTG TGAGGGACTTGGACATAAACCGAGTACCCTCAGGAGGAGCAGAAGAAGAATGGATGACGATGAATTTGGATGATGAAGAGGAAAGCAGCAACGGAGGCCCTCCCCGCAAGAAACTCCGCCTCACCAAGGAACAGTCCCGTCTCCTTGAAGAAAGTTTCAGACAAAACCACACCTTAAACCCG aaacagaagGAGGCTTTGGCTATGCAATTGAAGCTGAGGCCACGGCAAGTTGAGGTGTGGTTTCAGAACCGTAGGGCCAG GAGCAAGCTGAAGCAGACAGAGATGGAATGTGAGTACCTGAAGAGATGGTTCGGCTCGCTGACTGAGCAGAACCGGAGGCTTCAGAGGGAGGTGGAGGAGCTGAGGGCCATGAAAGTAGGCCCTCCCACCGTGATCTCGCCCCACAGCTGCGAGCCCCTCCCAGCATCCACTCTCACCATGTGCCCCCGCTGCGAGCGTGTGACCTCCACCTCCCACGATAAGGGTACCACCAAGACCCCAACCACGGCCGCCACCATCTCCGCCAAAGTTCAATCCCAGCAATCTCCGGCAGATTGTTAA